In Bradysia coprophila strain Holo2 unplaced genomic scaffold, BU_Bcop_v1 contig_350, whole genome shotgun sequence, a genomic segment contains:
- the LOC119080430 gene encoding zinc finger protein 26-like isoform X2: MEAEVSESGKIYRNASGLFCFVCDHCGSYFDNVNETLEHIDGHFTGGTIITDAIGSNQTCAIENKAENSLDFIAISDITADLRSNLRVKDESKQNETCVEDWLEPSGSTDFMTDSIIDRKRCIHCSYCAEHFASRLFLVLHSEISHPNQPIEGEQTGDLQCEGCSIEFDTPTKLEGHFNQQHPTEVATDIKVNDADECSECKFCRRSFKAKHLLKRLLQRSTCKDEFCKPTQIGEFPFYCDICGHGFRHKFRLIHHMTQRHTGKEDKCKYCNQRYVLEASLRRHENSECLLRPNADENGIAKANNKNVTLSSDGNKSWDGYRESKNVQRPKMFSCDPCQKSYDTPYILKQHILSHSNLREFKCNLCDSAYNTKPRLRRHVIYNHTDRPTFDCEVCGWKFREKNNLKRHLRLHNGDYQAECQLCDKKFTANCHLKYHMNTAHSTETPYQCDLCGKSFNSTSKMNAHRRRHIKETLPCDICGKIFGSRNRLYAHKKTHTEERNIVCKVCGKNFKTAVVLRQHMYLHKGKIFSCNFCPMTFAQSSGRRTHEKLRHNIL, translated from the exons ATGGAAGCTGAAGTTAGCGAGTCTGGTAAAATTTATCGGAATGCAAGTGGCCTCTTCTGCTTTGTATGCGATCATTGTGGCAGTTATTTTGATAATGTCAACGAAACACTGGAACACATCGATGGTCATTTTACCGGTGGAACAATAATCACCGATGCAATTGGCTCAAATCAAACTTGTGCAATTGAAAACAAAGCAGAAAATTCGCTAGACTTCATTGCAATCAGTGATATTACCGCCGATCttcg GTCCAATTTACGCGTCAAAGATGAGAGCAAACAAAATGAGACCTGCGTTGAAGATTGGCTGGAACCAAGTGGTTCGACCGACTTTATGACAGATTCGATCATTGATCGAAAACGGTGCATCCACTGCTCCTACTGCGCGGAGCATTTTGCTAGTCGCCTATTTTTGGTACTACATTCCGAAATCTCTCATCCTAACCAACCAATTGAAGGGGAACAGACTGGTGATTTACAGTGCGAGGGATGCTCGATCGAATTCGATACACCTACTAAACTGGAAGGGCATTTCAATCAGCAGCATCCGACAGAAGTAGCCACAGACATTAAAGTAAATGACGCAGACGAATGCTCCGAGTGTAAATTTTGTCGTCGGTCGTTTAAG GCAAAACATCTGCTTAAGCGACTCCTACAAAGATCCACATGTAAAGACGAATTTTGCAAACCGACGCAAATTGGGGAATTTCCATTTTACTGCGACATCTGCGGCCACGGTTTTCGCCACAAGTTTCGCTTGATCCATCACATGACTCAACGGCATACCGGAAAGGAAGACAAGTGCAAATATTGCAATCAACGATACGTACTCGAAGCATCGCTGAGACGGCACGAAAATTCGGAATGTCTGCTACGACCGAATGCGGATGAAAATGGAATCGCTAAAGCCAACAATAAGAACGTTACATTGTCATCGGATGGGAATAAGTCATGGGACGGATACCGGGAGTCGAAAAATGTACAGCGCCCGAAAATGTTTAGCTGTGATCCTTGCCAGAAGTCTTACGATACACCCTACATTTTGAAGCAACACATTCTGTCCCACTCAAACTTGCGCgaatttaaatgtaatttgtGCGATTCCGCGTACAACACGAAACCAAGACTTCGCAGACATGTCATCTATAATCACACCGATCGTCCCACATTCGATTGCGAAGTTTGCGGCTGGAAGTTTCGCGAGAAGAATAATTTGAAGAGGCACTTGCGGCTGCACAATGGTGATTATCAGGCAGAGTGCCAACTTTGCGATAAGAAATTCACTGCCAATTGTCATTTGAAGTATCACATGAATACTGCACACAGTACGGAAACTCCATATCAG TGCGATCTTTGTGGAAAGTCCTTTAATTCAACCAGTAAAATGAATGCGCACCGACGGCGACACATCAAAGAAACGCTACCGTGTGACATTTGTGGCAAAATATTCGGCAGCAGGAATCGATTGTACGCCCACAAAAAGACACATACCGAGGAGCGGAATATCGTGTGCAAAGTGTGtggaaaaaattttaagactGCAGTGGTTTTGCGTCAGCATATGTACTTGCACAAAGGGAAAATCTTTTCCTGCAACTTCTGTCCGATGACATTCG CCCAATCGTCTGGTCGTAGAACACATGAAAAGCTGAGGCATAACATTCTTTGA
- the LOC119080483 gene encoding glucose-6-phosphatase 2-like, translating to MDSLYTSGVQQIFTLQNVFTNYNTSMIGISKVFDPNYAFFLYTPVLFAFDFRAGKSILWTTVLTEWANQILKWLLFGERPYWWSLEYVDTHQGMPQLQQFSVTCETGPGSPSGHAMITAAIFYIIFDYITRKIKILQVPIWTAYMLMIFSVSMSRLFIAAHFPHQVVVGAVLGYMIANLVLKSSFKVEQASRSNYIWTTVFLFISALATYFSLNLLGFDADWSVKKAIEFCQRPEWIHLSTSPLFTLMRYTGFLLGFGLGLHSKMFLESSKFNRTVGTKLVTVLVSICITKFSELIVQPKSDIYLLYIFGFVMSCSLGFVYSAISPWIAAKICLANRKQF from the exons ATGGATTCACTATACACATCTGGTGTTCAACAGATATTCACGTTGCAAAATGTGTTCACCAACTACAACACATCGATGATCGGCATTTCAAAAGTGTTCGATCCTAACTATGCATTTTTTCTCTACACACCCGTATTGTTCGCGTTCGATTTTCGTGCCGGTAAAAGCATTCTCTGGACTACAGTGTTAACTGAATGGGCAAACCAAATTTTGAAGTGGCTGTT GTTCGGCGAACGACCTTACTGGTGGAGCTTAGAGTATGTCGACACGCATCAAGGAATGCCACAGcttcaacaattttctgttACATGTGAGACTGGACCGGGTAGTCCTTCTGGTCATGCTATGATCACTGCAGCTATCTTCTACATAATCTTCGACTacattacgagaaaaattaaaattctgcaAGTTCCAATCTGGACGGCTTACATGTTAATGATCTTTAGTGTCTCGATGTCTAGGCTTTTCATTGCAGCCCATTTTCCACATCAAG TTGTTGTTGGCGCTGTACTCGGATACATGATCGCGAATCTTGTATTGAAATCAAGTTTCAAAGTGGAACAAGCCAGCAGATCGAACTATATTTGGACAACAGTGTTTCTGTTCATTAGTGCTCTTGCCACCTATTTCTCATTGAATCTGCTGGGTTTCGATGCTGATTGGTCAGTCAAAAAAGCGATCGAATTCTGTCAGCGACCAGAATGGATTCATTTGTCCACATCCCCTCTGTTCACGTTGATGCGATACACGGGTTTCTTACTCGGCTTCGGTTTGGGTttgcattcaaaaatgtttctcgAAAGTAGCAAATTTAATCGCACCGTCGGAACGAAACTCGTTACCGTCTTGGTTAGCATTTGCATAACGAAATTTAGTGAGTTGATTGTACAACCGAAGTCAGACATTTATTTGCTATATATCTTCGGATTTGTTATGAGTTGCAGTCTGGGTTTCGTATACTCGGCTATATCACCGTGGATAGCGGCTAAAATCTGTCTCGCTAACAGAaagcaattttaa
- the LOC119080430 gene encoding zinc finger protein 62-like isoform X1: MEAEVSESGKIYRNASGLFCFVCDHCGSYFDNVNETLEHIDGHFTGGTIITDAIGSNQTCAIENKAENSLDFIAISDITADLRSNLRVKDESKQNETCVEDWLEPSGSTDFMTDSIIDRKRCIHCSYCAEHFASRLFLVLHSEISHPNQPIEGEQTGDLQCEGCSIEFDTPTKLEGHFNQQHPTEVATDIKVNDADECSECKFCRRSFKAKHLLKRLLQRSTCKDEFCKPTQIGEFPFYCDICGHGFRHKFRLIHHMTQRHTGKEDKCKYCNQRYVLEASLRRHENSECLLRPNADENGIAKANNKNVTLSSDGNKSWDGYRESKNVQRPKMFSCDPCQKSYDTPYILKQHILSHSNLREFKCNLCDSAYNTKPRLRRHVIYNHTDRPTFDCEVCGWKFREKNNLKRHLRLHNGDYQAECQLCDKKFTANCHLKYHMNTAHSTETPYQCDLCGKSFNSTSKMNAHRRRHIKETLPCDICGKIFGSRNRLYAHKKTHTEERNIVCKVCGKNFKTAVVLRQHMYLHKGKIFSCNFCPMTFGIPMSLSLKIVCDEYGDS, translated from the exons ATGGAAGCTGAAGTTAGCGAGTCTGGTAAAATTTATCGGAATGCAAGTGGCCTCTTCTGCTTTGTATGCGATCATTGTGGCAGTTATTTTGATAATGTCAACGAAACACTGGAACACATCGATGGTCATTTTACCGGTGGAACAATAATCACCGATGCAATTGGCTCAAATCAAACTTGTGCAATTGAAAACAAAGCAGAAAATTCGCTAGACTTCATTGCAATCAGTGATATTACCGCCGATCttcg GTCCAATTTACGCGTCAAAGATGAGAGCAAACAAAATGAGACCTGCGTTGAAGATTGGCTGGAACCAAGTGGTTCGACCGACTTTATGACAGATTCGATCATTGATCGAAAACGGTGCATCCACTGCTCCTACTGCGCGGAGCATTTTGCTAGTCGCCTATTTTTGGTACTACATTCCGAAATCTCTCATCCTAACCAACCAATTGAAGGGGAACAGACTGGTGATTTACAGTGCGAGGGATGCTCGATCGAATTCGATACACCTACTAAACTGGAAGGGCATTTCAATCAGCAGCATCCGACAGAAGTAGCCACAGACATTAAAGTAAATGACGCAGACGAATGCTCCGAGTGTAAATTTTGTCGTCGGTCGTTTAAG GCAAAACATCTGCTTAAGCGACTCCTACAAAGATCCACATGTAAAGACGAATTTTGCAAACCGACGCAAATTGGGGAATTTCCATTTTACTGCGACATCTGCGGCCACGGTTTTCGCCACAAGTTTCGCTTGATCCATCACATGACTCAACGGCATACCGGAAAGGAAGACAAGTGCAAATATTGCAATCAACGATACGTACTCGAAGCATCGCTGAGACGGCACGAAAATTCGGAATGTCTGCTACGACCGAATGCGGATGAAAATGGAATCGCTAAAGCCAACAATAAGAACGTTACATTGTCATCGGATGGGAATAAGTCATGGGACGGATACCGGGAGTCGAAAAATGTACAGCGCCCGAAAATGTTTAGCTGTGATCCTTGCCAGAAGTCTTACGATACACCCTACATTTTGAAGCAACACATTCTGTCCCACTCAAACTTGCGCgaatttaaatgtaatttgtGCGATTCCGCGTACAACACGAAACCAAGACTTCGCAGACATGTCATCTATAATCACACCGATCGTCCCACATTCGATTGCGAAGTTTGCGGCTGGAAGTTTCGCGAGAAGAATAATTTGAAGAGGCACTTGCGGCTGCACAATGGTGATTATCAGGCAGAGTGCCAACTTTGCGATAAGAAATTCACTGCCAATTGTCATTTGAAGTATCACATGAATACTGCACACAGTACGGAAACTCCATATCAG TGCGATCTTTGTGGAAAGTCCTTTAATTCAACCAGTAAAATGAATGCGCACCGACGGCGACACATCAAAGAAACGCTACCGTGTGACATTTGTGGCAAAATATTCGGCAGCAGGAATCGATTGTACGCCCACAAAAAGACACATACCGAGGAGCGGAATATCGTGTGCAAAGTGTGtggaaaaaattttaagactGCAGTGGTTTTGCGTCAGCATATGTACTTGCACAAAGGGAAAATCTTTTCCTGCAACTTCTGTCCGATGACATTCG GGATACCCATGTCATTGTcgttgaaaattgtttgtgaCGAGTATGGCGATTCCTAG
- the LOC119080561 gene encoding peroxisomal acyl-coenzyme A oxidase 3-like: MSSTVDTSFIPDLPKGPLDTYRSRAKFDWKKLRLIFEDSNSLKIKYKTWNTLEADPLFAKPRCTLSADEQKRRAAMQMNRMTDFNLVPPEIYDLSYKHKTKYLMSINEALHSICPSFSVKIALGIGLFNNALNAMGSERHLEYYKAAWNREIVTCLAITEVSHGSNTKLIRTTATFDPKTQEFIINTPDFEAAKCWIGNLGKTCTLALLFAILYTADGTNHGLHGFLVPIRDPRTLQPYPGVLVGDIGEKIGLNGIDNGFVMFNHYRIPRENLLNRTGDVTPEGEYESAFTEPGKMLGAALESFSDGRLGIMQESAGTFSHAAVISIRYAALRKQFGPDRSGPEVPIIEYQLHQWRIFPYLAAACVFRVSVFALTDIYLETVEKSQADSNGFQLLTQKVSEIHALVSSSKPLLTWTARDAIQEAREACGGHGYLKAANLGELRNNHDACVTYEGDKNVLGQQASNWLIRQWEKDVESPAGTANFIKNRNEISGFNFENILKRWDVKSFEFIICCYEWLMCWLLQSISKTMAEKVEQGVDRFAARNNVQAYKARDLTRAYAEYYALKSFQKRLTKSDVTPDVQPYLHTIFLIYGYWCRDKHMTTFYQGNFATGASFADTIRNNLLQCCSDIKDVSVSIVDALAPPDFALNSVLGKSDGLLYQNLQHEFMTNPGALERASWWQDVVIPPKSKL; the protein is encoded by the exons ATGTCTTCAACCGTCGACACATCATTCATTCCCGATCTGCCCAAAGGTCCACTGGATACCTACCGAAGTCGAGCAAAATTCGATTGGAAAAAACTGCGCCTGATCTTTGAAGATtcaaattcgttgaaaattaaG TACAAAACATGGAACACCCTTGAAGCCGATCCACTATTCGCCAAGCCGAGATGTACTTTGTCGGCGGACGAGCAAAAGCGACGAGCCGCAATGCAAATGAACCGAATGACTGATTTTAATTTAGTTCCACCTGAAATCTATGACTTAAGTTACAAGCATAAG ACCAAATATCTGATGAGCATCAACGAGGCGCTGCACTCAATATGTCCGAGCTTTTCGGTGAAAATAGCATTAGGAATTGGACTGTTCAACAATGCTTTGAATGCTATGGGATCGGAACGGCATTTGGAATATTACAAAGCTGCATGGAACAGGGAG ATTGTCACTTGCTTGGCTATAACCGAAGTGTCTCATGGCTCAAATACAAAACTAATTCGAACCACTGCCACTTTTGATCCAAAGACGCAGGAATTTATTATCAACACACCTGATTTTGAGGCTGCCAAATGTTGGATTGGCAATTTAG GCAAGACCTGCACACTCGCTCTACTATTTGCCATTTTGTACACTGCTGACGGAACGAATCACGGACTACACGGCTTCCTTGTGCCGATCAGGGATCCGCGCACACTGCAACCATATCCTGGAGTGCTGGTTGGTGACATTGGCGAAAAAATCGGCTTGAATGGCATTGACAACGGTTTCGTCATGTTCAATCACTATCGCATTCCCAGGGAAAATCTGTTGAATCGAACTGGCGACGTTACGCCTGAAGGGGAATACGAAAGCGCTTTTACTGAACCAG GCAAAATGTTGGGTGCAGCGCTTGAGTCATTCTCTGATGGTCGTTTAGGAATTATGCAAGAGAGTGCTGGAACGTTCTCACATGCCGCTGTTATTTCGATTCGATATGCGGCGCTACGGAAACAATTCGGACCGGATAGAAGTGGACCGGAGGTGCCAATAATCGAATATCAGCTTCAC CAATGGAGAATATTTCCGTATCTTGCTGCCGCGTGTGTGTTCCGAGTGTCTGTATTCGCCCTCACTGATATCTACTTAGAAACGGTTGAAAAATCTCAGGCCGATTCCAACGGCTTTCAGTTGCTG ACTCAAAAGGTATCGGAGATACACGCCCTGGTTTCTTCGTCGAAGCCGCTATTGACTTGGACCGCTCGAGATGCTATTCAAGAGGCGAG AGAAGCGTGCGGCGGTCACGGATATTTGAAGGCGGCCAATTTGGGCGAATTGCGCAACAATCACGACGCATGCGTAACATACGAAGGAGACAAGAACGTTTTGGGTCAACAGGCGTCGAATTGGTTGATCCGGCAATGGGAAAAAGATGTTGAAAGTCCTGCTGGAACGgccaatttcattaaaaatcgCAACGAAATCTCCGGCTTCAATTTCGAGAACATTTTGAAGAGGTGGGACGTGAAGAGTTTCGAAT TTATAATCTGCTGTTATGAATGGCTAATGTGCTGGTTGCTACAAAGCATTTCAAAAACGATGGCCGAAAAGGTGGAGCAGGGCGTTGATCGGTTCGCTGCTAGAAACAATGTTCAAGCGTACAAAGCCAGAGATTTGACACGTGCATACGCTGAATATTATGCGTTGAAAAGCTTCCA AAAACGTTTGACGAAGAGTGATGTCACTCCGGATGTGCAACCGTACCTGCATACCATCTTCCTAATCTATGGATACTGGTGTAGAGACAAACATATGACGACATTCTACCAG GGAAACTTTGCCACCGGCGCATCGTTTGCGGACACAATCCGCAACAATTTGCTGCAGTGTTGCAGTGACATCAAAGATGTGTCTGTATCGATTGTGGATGCATTGGCACCGCCAGACTTTGCACTGAATTCAGTATTGGGAAAATCGGACGGATTG TTGTACCAAAATCTGCAGCACGAATTTATGACAAATCCAGGAGCACTGGAGCGCGCTAGCTGGTGGCAGGACGTAGTCATTCCACCCAAATCAAAACTgtag